The following coding sequences are from one Arthrobacter crystallopoietes window:
- a CDS encoding Nramp family divalent metal transporter, with translation MATQHSKSMHGAAVEMPALNVPAPPRTLASRLKAMGPGMVLAVTSVGAGDMVTTLNSSSEYGMALVWTIVLGIIIKFALTEAVGRLQLSSPRTMLSQMADISGPVLPLVFLLFMVVIGLFYGAGLSSVAAIAVVELVPAAPMVPVTIAIAVAAGAMVAFGRYSIFERIMVGLGVAMFVTVIASAAMVATDTQSPSITFDKLIPQLPSGSILAVLALIGGVGGAAGILAYGYWVREKKWQGRVWLTHLRSDTAASYIGILVFAVAMSILGTALIYGTGESIAGNAGLATIAAPVAAAAGEIGRIVFLLCLFAVVFSSILGGFSAMGYLIADAVRVLRRIPDEQADAHMASSTPVFRLVILYCVLAAIIFQFAGRPVGMVVIYATLSAFILPVLSGALLILLNRRSLPREFRNRTASNCAIGIGLALFSALCVAQVIETISGLS, from the coding sequence ATGGCCACCCAGCACAGCAAGTCCATGCACGGGGCAGCAGTCGAAATGCCCGCCCTAAATGTTCCCGCCCCGCCCCGGACACTGGCCTCGCGTCTGAAGGCCATGGGCCCGGGCATGGTCCTGGCTGTCACCAGCGTCGGCGCGGGCGACATGGTGACCACCCTCAACAGTTCCTCCGAGTACGGTATGGCTCTGGTTTGGACGATCGTGCTGGGAATCATCATCAAGTTCGCCCTCACCGAGGCCGTCGGACGCCTCCAGCTCAGTTCCCCACGGACAATGCTCTCCCAGATGGCGGATATTTCAGGGCCTGTCCTGCCCCTCGTCTTCCTGCTGTTCATGGTCGTGATCGGTCTCTTTTACGGTGCCGGGCTCAGTTCAGTCGCAGCGATCGCCGTCGTTGAACTCGTTCCCGCCGCACCCATGGTGCCGGTCACCATAGCCATCGCAGTTGCTGCGGGAGCCATGGTCGCCTTCGGGCGGTACTCGATATTCGAACGCATCATGGTGGGTCTCGGCGTGGCCATGTTCGTCACTGTCATCGCCAGCGCAGCCATGGTTGCCACCGACACCCAATCCCCCTCCATCACGTTCGACAAGCTGATCCCTCAACTGCCTTCCGGCTCGATACTGGCCGTCCTGGCCCTGATCGGCGGTGTCGGAGGGGCCGCCGGAATCCTGGCTTACGGTTACTGGGTACGGGAGAAGAAGTGGCAGGGGCGCGTCTGGCTGACCCATCTGCGCTCCGACACCGCGGCCAGCTACATTGGCATACTGGTGTTCGCGGTCGCCATGAGCATCCTCGGCACCGCCCTCATTTACGGCACCGGCGAAAGCATCGCCGGCAACGCCGGGCTCGCCACCATCGCAGCCCCCGTCGCCGCAGCCGCCGGAGAGATCGGTCGCATCGTCTTCCTGCTCTGCCTCTTTGCAGTCGTCTTCAGCTCCATTCTGGGCGGCTTCAGCGCCATGGGCTACTTGATCGCGGACGCCGTCCGTGTGCTGCGCCGGATCCCCGACGAGCAGGCAGACGCCCACATGGCCAGTTCCACCCCCGTCTTCCGCCTCGTCATCCTCTACTGCGTTCTCGCGGCCATCATCTTCCAGTTCGCCGGGCGGCCCGTCGGCATGGTGGTGATCTACGCCACCCTCTCTGCGTTTATCCTACCCGTCCTCTCCGGTGCCCTCCTGATACTGCTGAACCGACGCTCCTTGCCCCGGGAATTCCGCAACAGGACCGCCAGCAACTGTGCCATCGGAATCGGTCTCGCGTTGTTCAGTGCCCTGTGCGTCGCGCAAGTCATCGAAACCATCTCAGGCCTGAGCTAA
- a CDS encoding Lrp/AsnC family transcriptional regulator — MTSDFRLPVAVDDLDRRIIGALQIDGRASWLRVSRVLGENERTVARRGSRLLESGLVRVAGMQLKSTGTILALHCGPGQVRMCSRAVSGWAETMWAHMVAGSQDIVAEVSYPKAREQAFLLDELPAVPGLSASEAYPVLRYLRTAHQWRPGVLTAEECAELEAESMQGQKLETGGIEGLSRSDRTIHAALMENGRSTYEELSRLAGVSEATASRRVEQMRQNGQLVVRAVVDPAVLGLGVKALIWVRATPARLEALSTAIESNPRIRYASRITGPYQVLVAVDLASRQDLDAFLSGAGWVEYAESVDVAIVVATGKRGGLLSDALQ, encoded by the coding sequence ATGACCTCAGATTTTCGCCTTCCAGTGGCGGTCGATGACCTCGACCGGCGCATTATCGGTGCACTGCAGATTGATGGTCGGGCCTCATGGCTTCGTGTGTCCCGCGTGCTCGGAGAGAATGAGCGGACAGTGGCGAGGCGAGGAAGCCGGCTGCTGGAAAGCGGGTTGGTCCGCGTCGCCGGAATGCAGTTGAAATCGACCGGCACCATACTGGCGTTGCACTGCGGGCCGGGCCAGGTGCGCATGTGTTCGCGGGCTGTCAGCGGGTGGGCCGAAACGATGTGGGCGCACATGGTGGCCGGGAGCCAGGACATTGTTGCGGAAGTCAGCTACCCAAAGGCGCGGGAGCAGGCCTTCCTCCTGGATGAACTGCCCGCCGTCCCGGGTTTGAGTGCGAGCGAAGCCTACCCGGTGCTGCGGTACCTGCGGACCGCCCACCAGTGGCGCCCGGGGGTACTGACCGCCGAAGAGTGTGCGGAGCTGGAAGCGGAATCGATGCAGGGACAAAAGCTTGAGACGGGCGGAATTGAGGGGCTGTCCCGGTCGGACAGAACCATACACGCCGCATTGATGGAAAACGGCAGGTCCACCTACGAGGAACTTTCCCGGCTGGCCGGCGTATCAGAGGCGACCGCCAGCCGGCGCGTAGAACAAATGCGGCAGAACGGACAACTGGTCGTCCGTGCTGTGGTGGACCCCGCTGTCCTAGGGCTGGGCGTCAAGGCCCTGATATGGGTGCGTGCGACACCGGCCAGGCTTGAGGCTCTTTCAACAGCCATCGAATCCAATCCCCGGATCAGGTACGCCAGCAGAATCACAGGGCCCTACCAGGTACTCGTTGCCGTGGATTTGGCATCAAGGCAGGATCTGGACGCGTTCCTCAGCGGTGCCGGGTGGGTCGAGTACGCGGAGTCCGTGGACGTTGCCATTGTTGTTGCCACAGGTAAGCGCGGCGGCCTGCTTAGCGATGCCCTGCAGTAA
- a CDS encoding amidase, translating into MTATELTASMRDGTLSAREVLAAHIERIEHINPIINALVALDLDKAMDQAILLDKQWNKNTPKGPLYGLPTAHKDILPTKGIRTTRGSTIFANDIPTTDHIVVERMKNAGAITIGKTNVPELGLGSHTFNDVYGLTRNPYNPTRSAGGSSGGAAAALAARLVPIADGSDTGGSLRNPASFCNVVGLRPTPGRVPSWPETAAWGRLSVKGPMARTVDDAGLLLSVLAGPDPRSPMALDTPGHSFQGPYIAKLPGSRIAWSPDLNGTVPVESDVIAALAPTLDAFTNLGCTLAEAAPDLEGAARTFETLRAWQLENALGGLLDQHRDQLKPDAVWNIEQGRDLTGKDIGQAEIMQTRIHHRMREFFERYDFLITPVSQVVPFDAEITYPTEVNGQAMDNYLEWMRLPSIISVTGCPAISIPAAFTPSGLPVGLQIIAPPRAEKELLQVAHAFEQANRAGTLLPREIGLGPELTKVGALGLRYDI; encoded by the coding sequence ATGACCGCAACAGAGCTCACTGCTTCCATGCGAGACGGCACGCTCTCGGCCCGCGAGGTTCTCGCCGCACACATCGAACGCATTGAACACATCAACCCCATCATCAATGCGCTGGTCGCCCTCGACCTTGACAAAGCCATGGATCAGGCGATCCTGCTTGACAAACAGTGGAACAAAAATACTCCCAAGGGGCCTCTGTACGGACTGCCCACCGCGCATAAAGACATCCTGCCCACCAAAGGGATCCGCACCACCCGCGGTTCAACAATCTTCGCCAACGACATCCCGACAACCGACCATATCGTCGTCGAACGAATGAAGAACGCCGGCGCAATCACCATCGGCAAGACCAACGTCCCCGAACTCGGCCTTGGATCCCATACCTTCAACGACGTCTACGGGTTGACCCGCAACCCCTACAACCCGACCAGGAGCGCCGGCGGCAGCAGCGGAGGAGCAGCCGCCGCCCTCGCCGCGCGGCTGGTCCCCATCGCCGACGGCAGCGACACCGGCGGCTCCCTGCGAAACCCTGCCTCTTTCTGCAACGTCGTCGGCCTTCGGCCCACCCCCGGCCGCGTACCCTCCTGGCCGGAGACAGCAGCCTGGGGACGCTTGTCCGTCAAAGGCCCCATGGCCCGCACCGTGGACGATGCTGGACTCCTGCTCTCGGTGCTTGCCGGACCGGATCCCAGAAGCCCGATGGCCCTGGACACCCCAGGCCACTCGTTCCAGGGACCTTACATCGCGAAACTGCCGGGCAGCCGCATCGCTTGGTCGCCTGACCTTAACGGGACCGTCCCCGTCGAGTCTGACGTCATCGCGGCTCTGGCCCCCACCCTTGATGCCTTCACCAACTTAGGATGCACCTTGGCCGAGGCAGCTCCCGACCTGGAAGGAGCGGCCAGAACGTTCGAGACCCTGCGGGCGTGGCAACTCGAGAACGCGCTCGGCGGACTGCTCGACCAGCACCGCGACCAGCTGAAGCCAGACGCCGTGTGGAATATAGAACAGGGCCGCGATCTCACGGGCAAAGACATCGGGCAGGCCGAAATCATGCAAACCCGGATTCACCACCGGATGCGCGAGTTCTTCGAGCGCTACGACTTCCTCATCACGCCCGTCAGCCAAGTGGTACCGTTCGATGCCGAAATCACCTACCCCACCGAAGTCAATGGGCAAGCGATGGACAACTACCTGGAATGGATGCGGCTGCCCTCAATCATTTCGGTCACCGGGTGCCCTGCCATCTCCATACCTGCCGCATTTACGCCCTCCGGCTTGCCCGTCGGACTTCAGATCATCGCCCCGCCACGTGCAGAAAAGGAGCTACTGCAGGTAGCTCACGCCTTCGAACAAGCCAACAGAGCCGGCACACTGCTCCCAAGAGAAATCGGACTCGGACCAGAACTCACAAAGGTTGGCGCCCTAGGTCTGCGATACGACATTTAG